A window of Micromonospora eburnea genomic DNA:
GGCGCCCACCACGTACAGCGGACGTCCGGTGCTGCCGGAGGTCTGGAGCACGTATGCGGCCTCCAGGCCGACCTGCCGGACGGGGCCGTCGAAGCCGGTCGGCGAGGGGTCGACGACCGAGCCGCCGACCGGAACACCCCCGTGCCGTCGGGGCCGGTCAATCCAGGCCGACGATGTGTCGGTGCCGCCGTCGAGGACTGCGCGGGGCCGCAGCGCGGTGATCGTGGCGTCCACCCAATGTTCCGGATGTCCGGGATCCAGCGTGGTGAAGGCAGCGCCGACAGACCGGGCGGCGACCATGCCGACCAGCAGCTCGGGGGTGCGCCCGGTGGCCAACGCCACGATGTCACCGGCGGCGACACCGTACCGGGTGAGGTGTGCCGCCGACCGCCGGGCCGCGCCCAACAGCTCGTCGTAGCTGACGACGCGACCGTCCTGTTCCACGGCGGTGCGGTGGCCGGGCTGTCCGGCCGCCCGGTCGAGCAGGCCGGCCCGGGGCGCCTCCGCCACGGCAGCCGGGCCAGGTGGGTCGACGCCGAGCGGCACATCGTCAACGGTTCGGCTCGGGTCCCGGCCAATCTGGTCGAAGACCGTGACAGTCTGCGCCAGCATGACGGCGACCCGGTCGGCCAGCAACACGTCCGGGTTGAACACGAACCGGACGTCGATCCCGTCCGGACCGTCGTCAACGTACGCGGTCAGATCGAACAGCGCCCCGGCGAGCGGAGGGGGCAGCTGCCGCACCCGGGCGGCGCCGAGGGTCAGCGGGTGGCTCTGGTACGACAGCATGTTGAACCAGACGTCGAAGAGAGGATTCTTGCCCGGCTCCCGGTCCGGCACCAGTTCCGCCACGAGCGACTCGAACGGCACGTGCCGGTGCGCTAGAGCCTCCACCACCATTCGATGCGTCCGCTTGGCCAGCGCGACGAACGACTCGTCCGGGTCCACGGCGCACGGCAGCACCATGGTGTTGTTGAAGAATCCGACGACATCCTTGGTACTGGAGTCGTCCCGGACGGCCAGCGGGGAGCCGACCGTGAACCGGCGCTGACCACCGACCCGCGACAGCATCAGCGCGAACCCGGAGAAGAGGACGCTGAACAGAGACACGCCCTGTGCCCTGGCGAGGCTACGCAACGCCGCGGTGGTTTCCGGCCGCAGTCGTATCGCGACCTCATCCGCGGTGAAGGTGGCGTGGTCCGGTCGGTCGACCCGGGTGGGCAGTTGCAACGGCATGCGGACTCCGGCGAGCTGCCCCAGCCAGAAGGACTTCTCTCGCTCCGCGCGGGCCCGGCCCTCGGCGGCGGCCTCCCATTCGGCCACGTCGGCGAACTGGAGACTGAGCTGCGGCCAGCTCGGAGCCACGCCGGCGACGTCGGCCTGGTACGCCGCGGACAGGTCGCGCTTGAGTAGTTCCATCGACCAGCCGTCGGTCACCAGGTGGTGCACGACCAGGAGGAGTGCGTGCCGTGCCGCGCCGTCGGAGTAGAGGGTCATCCGCCACAGCGGACCGGCGGTCAGGTCGATCGGCTGGCGTACCGCCTCCGCCATGCGGCGTCGCAGCGCGTCCTCGCCGTCCGTTCCGGGAGACGGGAGAGCCGCCCGTTCGATCCTGACGTCGAGCCGGGCGGAGATGCGCTGCACCGGCTCGCCGTCCACGACGGTGATGGTGGTACGCAGCGCGTCGTGCCGGGCCACCACGGCGGCCAGTGCCCGCTCCAGCGCGGGGACGTCCAGCGCGCCCGCGATCTCGAAGGCCATCGGCACGTGGTAGGCGGTGGTGCCCGGGTAAAGCTGATGGAAGATCCACAAACCGTGCTGGAACGGCGACAGCGGCGCCGAGTCCCGGCCCGGGCGGTGCCGAACCCCTTCCCCGTCCCGTACCGGGAGGCTGTCCAGCAGCGCGCCGAGGCTGCGAAGCGTGGTGTGGGCGAAGAACTTCGCCAACGACACCCGCTTGCCCAGGTCGTGGCGCAGCCGTGAGGTGAACCGCATGGCGGTGAGCGAATGGCCGCCGGCCGCGAAGAAGTCCTCATCGGAGTGCGTGGGCCCCCGGCCCAGCAGGTCCTGCCAGAGTGTCGCCAGGTACTTCTCGGTGGGCGTGAGCTCGCCGGCCTGGGTACCCGTTTCTGGTGCGCGGTCGCTCGGCTCGGGCAGGGCGGAATAGTCGACCTTGCCGTTGCGACTCAGTGGCAGCTCGTCGAGCAGCTCGACGAACGCGGGCCGCAGGTATGGCGGCAGCCGGGCGTCTACGTATGCCCGGATGTCCTCGACGCGGACGCCGTCGCTCACCACGTAGGCCACCAGTTCCGATTCGCCGTCGGCGGCCCGTCGGGCCACACAGCACACGTCGCGCACCCCGGAGAGGGTCGCCAGGACGTGTTCGACCTCGCCCGGTTCCACCCTGTGGCCGCGGATCTTGACCTGGTTGTCGACCCGACCGACGAACATCAGCGAACCGTCCGGTCGCCGGCGCACCAGGTCGCCCGTGCGGTACATCCGGTCCGCGCCGGGCGGCGGGTCGAACGGGTCCGGCAGGAAGCGTTCCGCGGTCAGCGCCGGATCGGTGTAACCGCGGGCCACGCCGGGTCCACCCACGTACAGCTCGCCCACCTCGCCGGCCGACACCGGCCGCTGCGCGGCATCGAGCACGTGGATCCGCGCCCCGGTGACCGGCAGCCCGATGGGCACCGGCCCGTCGGTGTCCGACACTAGGATCCTGCGGTGCAGGGTGGTGAAGGTGGTCGTCTCGGTCGGCCCGTAGCAGTTGCTGATGCGGGTGTCGGGCAGCAGGTCGACCGCCTGCCGAGCGTGCACTGGGGAGATCTTGTCCCCGCCGGTGAAGAGCAGGCGTATGCCGCGCAGCCCGGGCGCCCCGGCCTCCATCACCACGTTGAACAAGCCCTTGGTCAGGTGCAACACGGTCACCGCGTGCCGCTGGACCATCGTGCCGATCTGGTCGGGTCCGAGCAGGCCGGCCGGTGGCACCACCAGTCGGTGGCCGTTGCAGAGGCAGGTCCAGATCTCGAAGGTCGAGGCGTCGAAGGCCAGCGGGGCGACCAGGCAGAAGGTCAGCTCCTCGGCATGGTCGACGTGGTCACCGCTGACGAAGTGCACGACATTACCGTGCTCGGCCTGCACGCCCTTGGGGCGGCCCGTGGAGCCCGAGGTGTAGGAGATGTAGGCCAGGTCCCGCGCCCCACCGGGGACGCGTGGCGGCGTACGGGGAAAGCCCGAGAGTTCGTCGCCGACCCGGTCCAGGTCGATCACCCGCACTCCAGGCAGGTCGTCCGTCACCACGTAGTGCCCACCTGCCGTCAACAGCAACCGGACCCCGGCGTCGGCCAGCACCATCCGTTGCCGGGCCGGCGCGTCGTCGTGGTCGACGGGTACGTATGCGGCACCGGTCTGGAGGATCGCGACCAGGGCGACGATCATCCCGGGGCTCCGCGGCAGCAGCAGGCCCACCAGGCCGCCCGGTCCCGCCCCCGCCGCGGACAGCAGGTGTGCGAGCGCGGCGGCCTCGGCCACCAGCTCGGCGTACGTCAACCGGCCGGAGTCCCACTCGACCGCGATTCGGTCGGGGTGCCGGGCCGCCTGCTGGGCCACCAGTTCGTGCACTCGGGGGGTGTCGTTCAAGTTAGGTCACCGTCCTCGGATCTGTCGCCGGGCAGTGCTTGCTGGGGGCGGATCGACGGCGAGCACGCGGAGTTCGGACGTGTACGCCTGGCCGTCGGCGTCGGCAAGCCGCTCCGCGAAGGTCCGTCGGTGACAGGTGCTGCCGTCACAGAGAGCCGCCGGATGGGCAACCGCAGCAGCGTCTGCTGGCCCCCTGTTCGCTGGTCTGACAGGAAGCGCTCGTACCGGCCGCGCATGCGGCTCGATTGCCGCACTCCGGCACTCAGCCGGACTCCTTCGGCGCGGACCTGCTGGATGCGCAGGGCCGCAACATGCGACAAGAACACCCTCAGCCCGTGATCACCGCACGGCGACCCCGGCCGTGTCTCGTCGTGATGTGGATGCCGGCAGTCCGGCGCCTGACCGACGGCCGAGCCACGAGGATCGCCGTGGGGAGGCAGGGCGTGCGCGACGGGTTCGGGGTCTTTGTAGGACTCGACCTCGGTAAGGAAGGGCATCACGCGGTCGCGCCCCCAGCGGCGGTGCCGGCCCCGAGGACCAGGAGCCCCAGGGAGCCCGCCCGGACCGTGCTTCGCCGGGACAGCGACCGCTCGGGTATTTCTCCGGCATACGTCGTCGAGGAGTTGTTTGATTCCGGGTGTGCGCACGTGTTCCCGCAACGATGGCGGCAGGTCATCGGATCGCGTCCGACGCGCCGAAAGGAAAACTCACCACAGGAAGAGGAAAATGCTCCCTGGCCATGTTCTCTCCCGTCAGGGATTCGTTGAGACCATGCGAATACCGTCGGGCGGCGCAGGTCAACCGATTCGGTTGCCGCCGGCGACGACTGATCTGAAAAGAACAGCCATTTATAGGGGCGGCGCGGTTTCCGTCGCGGTGAGGACGGCGGCCAGCGGCTGCGGACCGGCAGAGGTTACAGCGCCAGGCGCCTGAGAATGGGCCTACGAGGTGCCCAGCGCCCGTTCCTGAGGCGCGATCGGTACCAGGTGACAGGACGATGGCACGATGTCCTCGTCCGATTCTTCGACTGACATGTCGCCCCCGTTTCCGCGACCCCGCAAGCAGTCGGTGCCGACCAAGTCCACTACGGACATCGGCAGTCATCATGCCCGAGGTTGGGCGACATGGCAATACCCGGCCAATGCACGCCCTTTCCCACCGACTGATGGCCCCCGGAATACGGCCTCGGTGGTAGCATTCCGCTGGGCCGGTAAGGCCAACCACCCGGTCCTCATTCGGGCAAATCGATGGATCGTCCGCCGACGACACCGCGTGCAGGAGTAGGAACTCCTGCAACGACACCCGCCGAAGGCCCTGGACTTCCCGCATGCCAGTCAGGCCCTGCAGGTCACCGCCGCGGCAACCCGACCAGCGGCCGCTGGTCCACCCTCACCGCCCACGGGACCACCAGCCTCACTGCCGCCCAGGCCAGCCCAGCAAACCTGGCCGACTGGCTACGCGGGCACCGGGCCATCGCGGCCCTGCACCACATCCGCGACACCACCCAGCACCGCCACCAGCCTGCTCCGCCTCGGCGGATATGTCCCAACCTTGGAACGCCTGCACGGACTGGTGCCGCAGCCTGCGGAAATAATTCGGGGCGGCGGCGCGATTATGCGCCGGCACCACAACAGAGATATCGGTCGCGTCAGTCCACGCACCGGTCGACGGCCCAAAGGGGCCACGCCTGGCGTGTCCACGCCGGCGAAGAAACGGCGGAGCCGGAGCCCGTCGAAAGCGATCGCGACGACCACAGGAGGCCGGGTCGCCGACACGGATGAGCTGCCATTCGATGTATGCCACGAGTCTCGCCATTCTGACGGGAACGGAATCGATCAGCGGCCGGGAACGGGACCACACCGACCACTGTTGATCGGAAACGGCCGAGCGGCGCGGGAATCGGTACTCGATCGCTCCCACAGCAGCCGAACTTCGGTCAGAACGCGCCACTCGGACATTAAGGATAGCAACTGGCCGCGTTTCCCTGCGCCCGTGGACGACGGGCTTCGTTCGTCGTGCGGCCACGAAAGAGGTGTCCGCGACCCGGACGCCGATGGCTGCGGCGACATCGGACGAAACCGCCAGGGACACCGCCGGCCGATACATAAGGAGCCGGACGGCCTAGCGCATTGATCGTCCGACAGCTATGGTCCCAGTGTGCGGTACAGGGCACACTGCCCGGCCCGGGGTTGACCTCGGACTATGTCCGAACCCACCTCCCCGCGCCGCGCTGATCCGCTGCCTTGTGCACAACGGGGATGAGGTTGGCGGCGATGGACAATCGCACTGAGATCGTTCGTGGCAACGAAATCGGCGAACCCTGCCGACGAGGGGCGGTCGATAGGTCGCCTCCCGCGAGGCCCACGCGCTCGTGGGGTTGACCCGGCACGCCACCGACGCCACCGGGCGGGTTAGGGCGCTCCGGCGCGGGCGGCTCGTTCGTCGTCACCGCCCGGCGTGCCAGAAGCCGGGCCTGACCACCGTTCCGGGTGCCCGAGCACGCCCCGGCCACAGCAGCGCCGGTCCGTCCGACGGGCGGGCCCAGTCGGCTGCCCTGCCCGGGTCATGCCCGGAGCTGCCCTTCCTGCTCCGACGGCCGACGGCACTTCCCTGCACGACGCGGGAATCCCCACCGGCTGCCGCGAGACCACGAAGAGATGGTGAGGATGGACACGAACATCGACTCCGTCGCGATCATCGGGCTGGCGGCGCGGGTGCCGGGTGCCGCCGACGCGGAGCAGTTCTGGCAGAACCTGAACGAGGGCCGCAACTGTGTCCGGATCGTCGACGAGGCCGAACTGGTCGCGGCCGGCGTCCCCCGCGAGACGCTCGCGGACCCCCGGTACGTCAGGGCGGTGGCCCAGGCCCCCGACATCGATCTGTTCGACGCCGAGTTCTTCGGCATGACTCCGCGTGAGGCGCAGGTCTGCGATCCACAGATCCGCCTGTTCCTGGAGGCGGCACACGCCGCGGTCGAGGACGCCGGATATCGCCCGAGCCAGCTCAGCGACGTGGGCGTCTTCGGGGCTGCGGGTAGCAACCGGTACCTCGATCTGTACCTACGGCCCGACGCCCGCTCCCACCGCAGCCTGACCGGCATCTCGCTGGGCACCTGGAACAATGCCGACTCGCTGGCGACGCTGGTGTCGTACAAGCTCAACTTTCGCGGGCCGAGCATGACCGTGCAGACCGCCTGTTCCAGTTCGCTCACCGCAGTGCACCAGGCCGTCAACTCGATCCGCATGGGCGAGTGCGACATGGCGCTGGCCGGTGGCGCGGAGGTGGAGCTGCCGCTCAGCCAGGGCTACTGGTGGACCCCCGACGGGCCGTTGAGCCGGGACGGGCTGTGCCGGCCGTTCGCCGCGGCGGCCACCGGTACGGTGTTCGGGAGCGGTGTGGGCGTCGTCTTCCTCAAACGGCTCTCGCAGGCCCTCGCTGACGGCGACCAGATCCGGGCGATCATCCGGGGTACCGCCGTGAACAACGACGGCGCTGGCAAGATGAGCTTCACCGCTCCCGGGGTCGACGGGCAGTCAGACGTGGTCGTCGAAGCACTCACGGTGGCCGGCGTCGAGCCGCGCGACCTTTCCCTGGTCGAGGCGCACGGCACCGGCACGGCGCTCGGCGACCCGATCGAGGTGTCGGCGCTGAAACAGGCCTTCGCCCGGCTCGGCGCCGCCCGTAGCGACGCGCCATGGTGCCGACTCGGCTCCGTGAAGGCCAACATCGGCCACCTTGGGCACGCGGCCGGCGTCGCCTCGCTCATCAAGACGGTGCTCTGCCTGGAGCACGAGCGGGTGCCGGGTCTGATCAACGTAGACCGGCCCAACCCGGAACTCGGTCTTGAGGGCTCCCCGCTGCTGATCGATCAGAACCCCGCGGAGTGGCCTCGCACGATGGGGCGCCCCCGACTGGCCGGGGTCAGCTCACTCGGCGTGGGCGGCACCAACGTGCACGTACTGGTCGAGGAGGGCCAGGTCCCGCAACCGCCGCGTATCGACGGCGACCCGAAGATCATTGTCTGGTCGGCGAGGTCCGCCGAGGCGGCGGACGCGTACCGGGGCCGGCTGGCTGAGTTCTTTGCGCGGCCCGGCGAGCCGGACCTCGCTGCCACGGCGAGCACGCTCCAACACGGCCGCACCGCCTATCCGTACCGGAGCGCAGTGGTCGCTTCCAGCTCGGCCGAGGCCGCCGCCTGCCTCACCGCCGTGGACGCCTCGGCGGTGCGCCGCGCGGCCGACCGCTCCGCGGACGTGGCGTTCCTCCTGCCTGGCCAAGGCGCCCAGCATTCGGGGATGGCTGCCGACCTCTACCCGCACGAGCCGGCCTTCGCCACTGCCCTCGACGAACTCTTCGACCTGTTCGCCGCGGAAGGCCTACCGGTGGCGGACGCCTGGCGTTCCGGCACGGATCGCGACCTCGCCGACACTCTCGTCGCGCAGCCGGTGCTGTTCGCGGTGGAGATCGCGCTGTACCGGATGTGGCAGTCCTACGGCGTCCGACCCGCGTACCTGCTGGGCCACAGTGTCGGGGAGCTGGCCGCGGCGGCCATGGCGGGGGTGTTCGATCTCCCCGACGCCGTCCGCGTCGTCGCCGCCCGCGCTCACGCGATGGCTCGTACGCCGGCAGGCGCGATGCTCGCCGTCGCCGCTCCGGCCGACGAGATCATCCCGCTGCTGCCCGACGAGTTGACCCTCGCGGTGGACAACGGCCCCCGGCAGTGCGTGGTCGCCGGAAAGCCGGAGCACGTCGATGCCTTCGCGCGCCACCAGCGGGCGCTCGGACAGCGGGTGCGACCGCTGCCCGGGCCCTACGCGTTCCACACCGCCGTCATGGAGCCGGCCGCAGCCGAGTTCGAGAAGACTCTCCGCACGGTCACCGCACGGCCACCGTCGCTGCCGCTGATCAGTGCCCGCACTGGTCGCCCGATGACCCCGGAAGAGGCCGTTGATCCGCGCTTCTGGGCGGCCCAGCTGGTGCAGCCGGTCCGCTTCGGGCCGGCGCTGGCGCACCTGCTGAGTCTGTCGCCGCGGGTACTGCTCGAGGTGGGCCCCGGCCGTACCCTGGCCTCGCTCGCCCGGTCCCGTTCGGACGGCGATCCCGACGGGTACCTGGTGCTCGGCACGCTGCCCCCGCGACGGGCGGAACCACCGGCGGACCGACGCGCGGTCCGGCACGCCGTGTCTGCCCTGTGGAGCGAAGGGCTCGACGTGAACTGGTCGGCCGTGTCTGGTGCTGGCATCCGCCGGGCCGCCGTGCCCGGTTATCCGTACCAGCGTGTCCGCCATTGGTGCGACGCGCCGACGGCCGGCCGGGACACCCCGAAGGCGCAGTCCTCGCCGGTCGGTCCCGGCTTTTCCGCGCCCGCCGTCGCCTCGACGAGCGTGGACGGCACGGTGTCGCCATTCACCACGATCGAGTGGGCCCGCGAGCCGGAGCTGCCGCCCGCGCCGACGACCGGCAGCCCCGGCCCGGTCGATGCCTTGGCGCTGCTGCCCGCCGACGACAGCCGCGCCCGTGACCTGGTGGTCGCGCTCAACCGGGCCGGGCTGCGGGTCACCGGCGTACCCCAGGGCCCGGACGACGGCGGCTTCCACCTCACGCCGGGCCGGCTGACGGACCTGGCCGAGGTTCTTCGCCGCCTCGCCGGAGAAGACCGGTACCCCCAGGTGATCGTCCACGGGTGGACCCTGGACCACGACCCGGACGATCCGGTCGCCGAGCGGGTGGAGAGCGCCTACCACAGCCTCGCGGAGGTGGTCCGCCAGGGCGTCCGTTCGGCCCCCTCCGGTCGTCCCGGGCTACTCGTGCTGACCCGGCGGTCGGTCGACGTCAGCGGCTCGGAAGCGATCGACCCGGCGACCGCGGCGCTGCATCCGCTGCTGCGGACCGTCGTGGACGAGGAGCCGGGAATGAGCGTCAGGCTCGTGGACGTCGGCGACGGCACGCCCGAGGACGCCCTCGTCGCCGAGCTGGCACGCTGGCGCGAACCGGGTTTCGTCGCGCTGCGCGGACACCGACGCTGGTGCGGCTTCGAGGCACCGTACCGGCCGGCGACGCAGGACGGCCCCGCGCTCCGGCGGGGCGGCGTCTACCTACTCACCGGCGGGACCGGCGGGCTCGGCCTCGCCGTGGCCAAGGCGATGGCCGCGACCGGCCAGCGCCCGTACCTCGCCCTGCTCAGCCGCAGCGGGACAGCCCCGGCGGCGGAGCTGGCCGCGATCCGTGCGTTGGGCGCCGACGTACGCGTCCACGCCTGCGACGTCAGCGACCGGGAGTCCCTGCGGGCCCTGGTTGACGAGATCACCGAAGAACGCGGCCCGGTGGCCGGGGTACTCCACCTCGCCGGGGTACCCGGCTCCGGTCTGGTGCAGTTCGGCAGGCCCGACCGCGTGGCCGACACCCTCCGGCCCAAGGTCCTCGGGGCGCTCGCCATCGAGGACGTCTTCCGGACCAGGCCGCCGCTGGACTTCCTCGTCTTCTTCTCCAGCCGAGCCGCCCTGGAGGGTCAGCCCGGCGGGGCGGACTATGCAGTGGCGAATGCCTTCCTGGATGCCTTCAGCCGTACGTGCGCCGTGCCGGCCGTCAGGACGCTGAGCATCAACTGGCCCGCGTGGAGCGGGGTGGGCATGGCGGTGGCGCCGGCGCTGCCGGCGGCGGCCGGCTCGATCCGCTGGCACCGGGTGGTCCGCCCACCGGACGAGCCCGTCATCGACGAGCACCGGCTGGACGACGTGCCGGTGGCCCCAGGCACCAGCCATCTCGACTTCGTTGTGACCGCGTTCCGCGAGGCGGTTCTCGACGGGGAGCGGGCCACGATCCATCTCGAGGATGTGGTGCTCCAGCAGATGATGACGCTGTCCGACGACCGTCGACTCGAGGTTCTCTTCGAGCCGGGCCGGGACGGCGGGTACCGGTTCACCGTCGCGTCCGCCCCGCTGGCCGACTCCGCCGGAACAGCGTTGCGGACCCACGCCCGTGGGCTCGTCCGTCGGGCGGCCACCCAGCCGCGATCCATCGACCTGGCAGCCCTGCGGCAACGGCTGGCGGTCGTGGTACCGGCCCCCCGTGAACCGGAGGGAACCCAGGCGTTCACACTCGGCCCACGGTTCCGGACCATCACGGCGGTGCATGGCGGCGTACCCGGCGAGAAACTCCTGACGCTGGCGCTACCGGAGTCGTACGCGCCGGAGGTGGCACGGCACAGCCTGCATCCCAGCCTCCTCGATGCTGCGACGACCTCGGCCCGGGACAGGGCCCGGGACGCCATCCATCTCCCGTTCATGTACCGGAAGATCCTGGTACACGACACGCTCCCGGCGGAACTGGTCAGCCACATCCGGCGTCGCTCCGGCAGCCCGGACACCATCGTGGCCGACCTGGACGTCGTCACACCCGACGGCCGGCTGCTGGTCGAGGTCGAGGGTTTCACCATGCGGCGCCCCCCGGAGCACCAGAGTCTTGCCAACCTCGTCCGGCCGGACGGGCGAGCACCGCTGGTGCCGCGTCCCGCCGCCGGGGGCAACGGCCTCCCGCCGAACCTCGGCGCGGATTTGTTCCTCACGCTGCTGGGCTCCCGTACCCCGCACCAGGTGGGCGTTCTCCGCTATCAAGGAGGCGGGTTCGTCGCCGGCGCAAGCAGCCCGACGGCCCAGGCGACGCTCCCGTCACCGCCGTTCGGCGCCGAGGCGCCCGTGCCGTCCCCCGGGCCCGGCGCCGGGCCGGCGGTCACCGCGTCCGCCCCGGAGGGACCGCCGAAGTCGGTGGTCGACGGGATCACCGAGCAGCTACGTGCCATGTGGGCCGACGCGCTCGGCATACCCGAGGTCGGCCTGACCGAGGACTTCTTCGAGCTCGGCGGAAACTCCCTGACCGCCATCGAGCTGATGTCGGTGATCCGTGAACGGCTCGGGGTGGACCTCAGTGTCGCGGCGGTCTTCGATCACTCCACCCTCTCCAGCCTGGCTGCCGAAGTCGAACGCCGGCTGGCCGAGACACGCGCGGGAGGATGACGTGAGCCCGACGACCGAAACCGGGCCGAGCCATCTCGTCCGACTAGGCGCGACCAGCTGGCAACTGTGGCGGGAGGCGGTGCTGCGCAGCGCCGGATTCCCCGCCGCGGGCGTACGGCTGCTCGCCGACCCGGAACTGGCGGCGGCCGCGGACCGAGCCGACCGGACGGTCGACGGTGGAGCCGCCTACCAGGACGCGTACTGCGCGGCCACCCGACGGCTGACGGCACGGATCCGCCAGATCGCGAGCGATCCCCGCTTCCGGGAGGCGGTCGCCTGGCAGAACCGCCAGCTCGTGGGCGACTGCGTGGACAAAGCGGCGGCCGGGGAACCCCGCAACGTCCGGGGGCGCAACCACGAGCTCGCGATCGCCGGGTACTGGCAGCGGTACTGCATGAAGAACGACACCATCGGCTTCTTCGGGCCGGTGGCCTGGGCGAGCTGGTCGCAGTCCCCGGAGCCGCTGCGGGTCGTGCCGGGCGCGGCCATCCTCGACCGACGCACCACCTACTTCGAGGTGTGGGCGATCGACGCACTCGGCGAGGCGTTGGCCGGCGATCCGGAGCTGCTGCCATGGTTGTCTCCCCGCCAGGCGGCCGACTGCCAACTGGACGGCGCCGTCCTGCACCGCCCGTCGCGCGGCCCGGTGCTGCTGACCGAAGCCGAGGCGGAGACGCTGCAACTCGTCGACGGCCATCGGGTGATCCGGGAGATCGGCGATGAGCTGCTCTGGAGCGGCGCTCCCGGGTTGGCCACCGAGCAGGACGTGATCGACCTGGTGCTGTCGATGCGGGACCGGGGACTGCTCCGCCTCGACCTGGAGGTCCCGGTCTCTGCCCGCCCCGAGCAGGATCTGCGGCGGATGCTGGAGCGCGTCGGCAGCCCGGAGCTGCGCCGGCGGGTCGTGGGCGCGCTCGACGAACTCGTCGCGGCACGCGACCAGGTGGCGACGGCCGCCGGGGATGTCACTCGGTTGCTGCCAGCACTGGACGCAGCCAACGAGACCTTCCGCCGGCACACCGGCCGGGCGCCGGTCCGGCGTCCCGGGGTCACGTACGGCGGCCGGACGATCCTCTACGAGGACACCACCCGAGACGTGACGGTCGAGATCGGCCGACCGCTCCTGGAAGCCCTGTCGGCGCCGCTGGGCCTGCTGCTCGACAGTGCCCGATGGTTCGTCGCCGAGGCCGCCGAGCGCTACCGGGAGGTGTTCGACGACGCCTACGCCCGCGCGAGCCGCCGTAGCGGCGAGACCCTGGTTCCCCTCGCCTCGGTCCTGGCCATCGCCACCCCCTCGCTGTTCTTCTCCCTGCGGGAGCTACCCGAACCGGTCCGGAAGACCACGGCCGAGTTGCAGCACCGGTGGGAGGAGATCCTCAAGCCGCCGGCCGAGGGGCAGCGACACCAGGTCAGCTCAGCGGAGATCGCACCCCTGGTCCGGCGGTTCTTCCCCGAGACGGCGCCCGCCTGGTCGGAGGCGATCCACCACTCGCCCGACGTCATGCTGGCCACGACCGGGCCCCAGGCGGTAGACCGCGGGGACTACCTGTTCGTGCTGGGCGAACTGCACCTCGCGTCCAACACCGTGGAGAGCCGCCTGTTCGTCGAACAGCACCCCGACCCTGACCGGCTGCGAGCGATGGACGCGGCGGATCACGGCGACCGCCGGGTGTATCTGATACCGCCGAAGCACTGGCAGGCGGTCAACTCGCGTACCTATCCGCCGTCGGCCCTGCTGTCCCCACGCTACGCGTACTGGTCTCTGCACGCCGACGCCGGCGGCGCGCCGGGACGCTCGA
This region includes:
- a CDS encoding lantibiotic dehydratase, with translation MSPTTETGPSHLVRLGATSWQLWREAVLRSAGFPAAGVRLLADPELAAAADRADRTVDGGAAYQDAYCAATRRLTARIRQIASDPRFREAVAWQNRQLVGDCVDKAAAGEPRNVRGRNHELAIAGYWQRYCMKNDTIGFFGPVAWASWSQSPEPLRVVPGAAILDRRTTYFEVWAIDALGEALAGDPELLPWLSPRQAADCQLDGAVLHRPSRGPVLLTEAEAETLQLVDGHRVIREIGDELLWSGAPGLATEQDVIDLVLSMRDRGLLRLDLEVPVSARPEQDLRRMLERVGSPELRRRVVGALDELVAARDQVATAAGDVTRLLPALDAANETFRRHTGRAPVRRPGVTYGGRTILYEDTTRDVTVEIGRPLLEALSAPLGLLLDSARWFVAEAAERYREVFDDAYARASRRSGETLVPLASVLAIATPSLFFSLRELPEPVRKTTAELQHRWEEILKPPAEGQRHQVSSAEIAPLVRRFFPETAPAWSEAIHHSPDVMLATTGPQAVDRGDYLFVLGELHLASNTVESRLFVEQHPDPDRLRAMDAADHGDRRVYLIPPKHWQAVNSRTYPPSALLSPRYAYWSLHADAGGAPGRSIPAAALLVEPVDDRLVVRTRDGGLRYDLLETTGELLSAAVVNGFRPLAPRRHRPRVTVDRLVMARESWTIPAAEAEWASLRDESRRFREARAWRRALRLPERAFYKLPTEDKPAYVDFSSLVLVNMLAKGFRKAMETTGATVSLTELLPDHDSLWLRDHAGERYTSELRLVAVDPSGASTGRPAGGVG
- a CDS encoding type I polyketide synthase translates to MDTNIDSVAIIGLAARVPGAADAEQFWQNLNEGRNCVRIVDEAELVAAGVPRETLADPRYVRAVAQAPDIDLFDAEFFGMTPREAQVCDPQIRLFLEAAHAAVEDAGYRPSQLSDVGVFGAAGSNRYLDLYLRPDARSHRSLTGISLGTWNNADSLATLVSYKLNFRGPSMTVQTACSSSLTAVHQAVNSIRMGECDMALAGGAEVELPLSQGYWWTPDGPLSRDGLCRPFAAAATGTVFGSGVGVVFLKRLSQALADGDQIRAIIRGTAVNNDGAGKMSFTAPGVDGQSDVVVEALTVAGVEPRDLSLVEAHGTGTALGDPIEVSALKQAFARLGAARSDAPWCRLGSVKANIGHLGHAAGVASLIKTVLCLEHERVPGLINVDRPNPELGLEGSPLLIDQNPAEWPRTMGRPRLAGVSSLGVGGTNVHVLVEEGQVPQPPRIDGDPKIIVWSARSAEAADAYRGRLAEFFARPGEPDLAATASTLQHGRTAYPYRSAVVASSSAEAAACLTAVDASAVRRAADRSADVAFLLPGQGAQHSGMAADLYPHEPAFATALDELFDLFAAEGLPVADAWRSGTDRDLADTLVAQPVLFAVEIALYRMWQSYGVRPAYLLGHSVGELAAAAMAGVFDLPDAVRVVAARAHAMARTPAGAMLAVAAPADEIIPLLPDELTLAVDNGPRQCVVAGKPEHVDAFARHQRALGQRVRPLPGPYAFHTAVMEPAAAEFEKTLRTVTARPPSLPLISARTGRPMTPEEAVDPRFWAAQLVQPVRFGPALAHLLSLSPRVLLEVGPGRTLASLARSRSDGDPDGYLVLGTLPPRRAEPPADRRAVRHAVSALWSEGLDVNWSAVSGAGIRRAAVPGYPYQRVRHWCDAPTAGRDTPKAQSSPVGPGFSAPAVASTSVDGTVSPFTTIEWAREPELPPAPTTGSPGPVDALALLPADDSRARDLVVALNRAGLRVTGVPQGPDDGGFHLTPGRLTDLAEVLRRLAGEDRYPQVIVHGWTLDHDPDDPVAERVESAYHSLAEVVRQGVRSAPSGRPGLLVLTRRSVDVSGSEAIDPATAALHPLLRTVVDEEPGMSVRLVDVGDGTPEDALVAELARWREPGFVALRGHRRWCGFEAPYRPATQDGPALRRGGVYLLTGGTGGLGLAVAKAMAATGQRPYLALLSRSGTAPAAELAAIRALGADVRVHACDVSDRESLRALVDEITEERGPVAGVLHLAGVPGSGLVQFGRPDRVADTLRPKVLGALAIEDVFRTRPPLDFLVFFSSRAALEGQPGGADYAVANAFLDAFSRTCAVPAVRTLSINWPAWSGVGMAVAPALPAAAGSIRWHRVVRPPDEPVIDEHRLDDVPVAPGTSHLDFVVTAFREAVLDGERATIHLEDVVLQQMMTLSDDRRLEVLFEPGRDGGYRFTVASAPLADSAGTALRTHARGLVRRAATQPRSIDLAALRQRLAVVVPAPREPEGTQAFTLGPRFRTITAVHGGVPGEKLLTLALPESYAPEVARHSLHPSLLDAATTSARDRARDAIHLPFMYRKILVHDTLPAELVSHIRRRSGSPDTIVADLDVVTPDGRLLVEVEGFTMRRPPEHQSLANLVRPDGRAPLVPRPAAGGNGLPPNLGADLFLTLLGSRTPHQVGVLRYQGGGFVAGASSPTAQATLPSPPFGAEAPVPSPGPGAGPAVTASAPEGPPKSVVDGITEQLRAMWADALGIPEVGLTEDFFELGGNSLTAIELMSVIRERLGVDLSVAAVFDHSTLSSLAAEVERRLAETRAGG